The Megachile rotundata isolate GNS110a chromosome 8, iyMegRotu1, whole genome shotgun sequence genome has a segment encoding these proteins:
- the LOC100883849 gene encoding succinate--CoA ligase [GDP-forming] subunit beta, mitochondrial-like, with product MLRSVSRKLYSSQLLLNKSSTCGAKQTRNLSLLEYQSKDLLRNCGVSVQNFAIVDDLSKTNSALDKLHADEYVIKAQVLAGGRGKGWFNNGFKGGVHVTKDRKAVIDIVKNMLGHRLITKQTTKDGILVQKVMIADSVNIARETYVCILLDRQHNGPVLIASPEGGMDIETVAEQTPELIKTIPLDIYEGIDDNIAKDISIFLGFTDPTMQQKAMQELKNLWKLFVDIDALQLEINPLVETTDKQVIAVDAKIAFDDNARFRQEHLFALDNDDTKDPREVAASRFNLNYIAMDGNIGCLVNGAGLAMATMDIIKLHGGSPANFLDVGGSVKEDQVFQAFKILSEDPKVKVILVNVFGGIVNCATIAKGIIAASRNLQLKVPLVVRLEGTNVTEAKKLIAESDMSILTANDLDEAAKKAVVSVKT from the exons atgttACGAAGTGTAAGTCGAAAATTGTACTCGAGTCAGTTATTGTTGAATAAAAGTTCAACATGTGGTGCCAAACAAACGAGAAATTTAAGTTTACTTGAATATCAGAGCAAGGATCTTCTTAGAAATTGTGGAGTTTCTGTGCAAAATTTTGCTATCGTGGATGATTTAAGTAAAACAAATTCTGCTTTAGACAAATTAC ATGCAGACGAATATGTTATAAAAGCTCAAGTTTTAGCTGGTGGTCGTGGAAAAGGTTGGTTTAATAATGGCTTTAAAGGAGGCGTACATGTTACAAAGGA CCGTAAAGCTGtgatagatattgtgaaaaATATGTTAGGTCACCGCCTTATCACAAAGCAAACTACAAAAGATGGCATATTAGTGCAAAAAGTTATGATAGCAGACTCTGTAAATATTGCACGTGAAACATATGTTTGTATTCTTTTGGACAGACAACATAATGGTCCTGTATTAATTGCTTCACCAGAAGGTGGTATGGATATTGAAACTGTTGCAGAACAAACTccagaattaattaaaacaatacCATTAGATATATATGAGGGCATTGATGACAATATTGCTAAAGATATTAGCATATTTCTTGGATTTACAGACCCTACTATGCAACAAAAAGCCatgcaagaattaaaaaatttatggaaACTGTTTGTAGATATTGATGCTTTGCAACTTGAAATAAATCCATTAGTAGAAACTACAGACAAACAAGTCATAGCAGTAGATGCAAAAATTGCATTTGACGATAATGCTCGATTTAGGCAAGAACATTTGTTTGCTTTAGACAATGATGATACAAAAGATCCTAGAGAAGTAGCTGCTTCACGGtttaatctaaattatattGCTATGGATGGTAATATAGGATGTTTAG TTAATGGTGCTGGATTAGCAATGGCTACTATGGATATAATTAAACTACATGGTGGATCTCCAGCTAATTTCTTAGATGTTGGAGGAAGCGTTAAAGAAGATCAAGTTTTCCAAGCATTTAAAATTCTGAGTGAAG ATccaaaagtaaaagtaattcTTGTAAATGTGTTTGGGGGCATTGTAAATTGTGCTACGATAGCAAAAGGAATTATTGCAGCATCTCGAAACTTACAACTTAAGGTTCCACTTGTTGTTAGACTAGAAG GTACTAATGTAACAGAGGCAAAAAAACTTATTGCAGAAAGTGATATGTCAATTCTTACAGCAAATGATTTAGATGAAGCTGCAAAGAAAGCAGTTGTTTCAGTAAAAACATAA